Genomic window (Microbacterium oxydans):
GTCGTTCCTGGTGGTCGTGGTCGCTGCGGCACTCGTGGCGGCCCTGCTGCGCCTCTTCGGTCTCGCATCCTGACCGCTCTCGTCGGGCTGCTCTCGTCGGGCTGCTCTCGTCGGGCTGCTCTCGTCGGGCTGCTCTCGTCGGGCTGCTCTCGTCGGGCTGCTCTCGTCGGGCTGCCAGGAGGCGCGGGTAAGATCGACGGGTGCGCGTGAACCGGGTGTCCAGGGTGTTGTCGTGGGTCGCTGCCGCCCTGGTGGGCGGCGTCTACGGCGTCGCGGGCACGATCGCGCACAGTGTGATGTGGGGCCCGGTCCCGATCGGCATCATCGTCGCGGCGATCGCCTGCGCCGCGATCCTCATCGCCGTGCGCGCACTCACGCACGACAGGGGAGCGGCGGTGGCGGCGGGTCTCGGCATGATCGGGATGCTCGTGCTGATCTCCGGCGTCGGTCCCGGCGGATCCATCGTCGTGCCGGACTCGCTCAGCGGCCAGATCTGGACCTACCTGGTGGCCGGAATCGTGCTGCTCGTCATCGCGTGGCCGTCGTTCGCGCGGACACCGGTGCGCACCGAGGCGCCTGCCGCGCAGGAACCCGAGCCCCGCGAGTCGTAGACTGGAGGGGTGACGTATGTGATCGCCCTCCCGTGCGTCG
Coding sequences:
- a CDS encoding histidinol dehydrogenase — protein: MRVNRVSRVLSWVAAALVGGVYGVAGTIAHSVMWGPVPIGIIVAAIACAAILIAVRALTHDRGAAVAAGLGMIGMLVLISGVGPGGSIVVPDSLSGQIWTYLVAGIVLLVIAWPSFARTPVRTEAPAAQEPEPRES